The nucleotide sequence TGTCTGAGGATCACCAGCATTTAGAGTGTATTTGGAGTATTTCTGCATGTTCACGCTCCTTATTGTGTGCGTGCAGTGTGAGGAGCTGCAGGCAGAGCTGCACGCTATGGAGCAGGAGTGTCAGTCCAGCCAGGCCCGGCTGTCGCAGTGCAGAGACGAACTCCGGCAGCTCAGCCACCGCCGCAGGGGACCAGTgagtagagtgtgtgtgtgtgagatcatTTAAGGGGGACTTAATGCCCTTGCAGCACTCAAAAGCTCTCATTGCCTTTATATTATCAGCCAGTAATTAAACCACCACATAATCCTAACACTCTGCCCCACTATGCTTTTCAACACTATCAGTTTGCTTCAGCTGCCCTGCAGTAACCAGCTGAGCAGCTGCTCATGCACATGAGTTATCATTGCCTGCTGATGATTTAATATCCACCTGACtaaattatttcttttcttcctgtttagaCACCGTGTGGATCCTGGTGGAAGCTGTGCTTGTTCTTCCTTTTACTCCTCGCTGTAGCAGGGGTTGTAATGCTGTGGCTGTGGCATCCGCCTTTCAGGGAGCAAGTTGAGGACCTTTACTCAGACATAGAGACACGTATTGAAGATTATCTCATGGAAATGGCCTCTCCTCGACACTCGGGCTGCTTCAGACCAATATGACATTGCTCCGaatcttgttttttgttgacattttgttgctttatgtcaaaattacatttatatagAATGTAGTTTGTTgacatttttgtatttaaaatctGTTTCGACTTGGAACTCAGTGTTTGTGTGATGTTTGTGAGATTGCGTCGGGTTGGTGTCGGGGACAAGTGAGCAAAAAGTTCCAATACGAGAAAAGAAACTCAGCAATGCTTGTTTTAAATTTTCCCAAACTGTTGGAAAATGTTGTTAGCATTTTAAGAAACTGAGTTTAACTATGAGAACAGCGGAAAATAAAAATTGTCTTTTATACTGTAAATGACTGATTTATTTAGTCTTGAATTACTGAAACATGTGACAGCCTATATAGAATGAGATGCAGTGTGCTACAAAACAACACCAAGAAAGGGCAAATGTAAATCACGATACATTAAACTGACACATTAAACTGTCCAGACAGAGAGAGATATTATATGAATTACTAACAGGAAttatttttgtctctttatTGTAGCGTCCCTTAGATAcaagaaactgaaactgaagatTAGACTTTGTTGTTCAGAGAAAGCACAAGCTTTTTTGTGTTTGGTAGGTTTGAGAGAGAAGAGGTGGTTAACCAGAATGTAAGCTATTTTTGATGGCGTCACTGGTGCCAGATTATAACCAGTTTGAGATAACAGAGGATGACAGGAGTGTGAGTTTCATACCTGTGTGTCAGTGGAATGAGCGTCATTTCTATTTTGACAGCAATGAGACGCTTCATAAGTAAACTATAATTttcattaaagtttattttttaaattaatatgttCAGCAGGACATTATAAGGTCCTTCAGTTTACTGAGAGTAACACCACCAGATCTTAATTAAGAGCATATTCATTCATTAGGTATATAcgctcactggccactttattaggtacacttgtTCCACTGCACATTAATTCAAATATCTAATCTTCCAACTCACGTGTAGTAATACATCAGTCACATGGTAGCCACTGAATGCATTCAGGCATGCAGGCATGGTCAAGGCAAccagctgaagttcaaaccgagcatcaCGATGTCAAAGAAAGTGGCTTAAGTGACtttgtggcatggttgttggtgcgagatgggctggtctgagtactTCAGACACCATttatctactgggattttcctgcccacaaccaaggtatgcaggagagcatctctgaatataCGAGAAGTCAGCGTCACCAAGCTCCACAGTCACAACTGGGACATGGTGGAACTTGTGATTCACATCATGCGTGTACAGTCAACAAATGTTGATGTCATCATGtttctgaggaatgtttccagcaccttgttgaatctgtgccgtGAAGAATTACTACAGATCTAAACAGAAGAGAAGGTCCAACCCAGTATTAGcaatgtgtacctaataaagtggccagagAGTGCAAGTATGTAAGTATTCACTCTGCAGCAAAATGAACTCTGCCAGCtacattatttatataaaatactGGGTCGTCATTATTGATGTGTAATGTTGTAAAACAATTTAAGATTCTCAGGTTGTTTAATTTATAAAAAGCATcatattagagaaaaaaaaaatgattttataaATCCGTCCATTTTCTTAGCCACTTATCAACTTAAGCTCATGGGGGTagtggaaaaaggaaaaacctgAACAGATcccacagagacagaaaaactcATATTTCTCACATCCACAATTTAGGATCACATTTAACCTAATGTTTGTTAGACTGCAGGAGGAAGCCCGAATCCCTGGAACAACCTCCATGCAGAAAGGCCTCAGGCGACCAGGAGGCTTGAATCAGGAATTTACATGGTGGGaggtaacagtgctaaccactgcactgTGCTGGCCCATtttgtacatgtaaattttAATTGCATCATATTAAAtgctttgctgtgtaatatAGAACAATTACTGGAAGGTACTAAAGCAACAACAATAAGAAAagccacaaaaaacaaaacaatgttaaaatgtaacaacacatacatacaaaaagtacataaactgttttctttgtgcTATTTTTAAGAATGCTTATCCCATTTTAGCGGCACTCTATACGGATTTCATCTGTAGGccccaaaagaaaaaggaaaacactgtCTAAAGATAAAGCTGTTGCACTCTTATAGGTGTAAGAGACACACTCTGCCTCACACTGGCAGAGGCATCACAGTAAAGACTGCACCAGTCATCAGAATGTTCTTTTTAACAGCACCGTGTGGTAGTTACCAGCTGCCAAACTGACAGGAGGATTTGTAGCATATTCTACACACATGTTCATGAAGCGGACGGACGTGGCACATGACCGCATCCATTGTCTGATTACGCTCAAACTTAGAGACAAAACGCACTCAGAGCTGAGCTCTCTGAGTTGGATGGAGTCATTGTTCATTACGGTGCTTTTAACTGTTCCAGATACAGCTCCATTCTCAATAGGCACTGACACAGCACATCCACCACACATCTGCAGCCCCTGTCTCCCCCGCCCACATCTACCTGTATGTTCCCGTGGTCACTGAAGAGATGGCTCTTTGCTGGCCTGAGATCAGTCTCCCGGTGACAAACGCACTGAAGGTAAGGGGCTGAGGATTTCTGTAGCGTACTTTAAAACATGACAAGTGGGGCTCTTGCAAACTTTCTTTGTGCTTGCAGAGCACGATGAGGACCGCAGGGCTGCTGTTTGTTGTTGGGCTGTGTTTGCTGGATGTCACGTCGTCCCTCAAAATCTGTGCTTTTAATATTCAGAGCTTTGGAGAATCCAAGGCAAACAACAAGAAGGTTATGGGGATTCTGCTAAAGGTACTCTGTGTCTACAAAAACATCTAGATTGATAGTTGAACAAAGTGGACAACTGATgaatctttttttctgcttttcctcCCAAGATTCTTTCTCGGTGTGACTTGTGTCTCATTCAGGAGGTCCGAGACTCTAAAGGAGAAGTAATACAAGCTTTGGTTAAGGATCTTAACAGGTACAAGGCTTATGCGGTGAATCTTCTGTGCCATTTAATAATACTGACCAGCTTTAATTTGAATGTTATTTTCTAACCAGGTTTGACAAATCCAACCCCTACTCTTACGTGGAAAGCGAAAGGCTCGGGAGGAAGACCTATAAGGAGCAATATGTCTACATTTACAGGTAATTCATGCTGTATTTCCCATTGCATTTGAGCCGTTTATACTTTATATGATCATGCTAAACCTAGTGTGCTTTCCTCTCCCATGACCTACAGGAGTGTGCTGAAGGTCAAAGAGCATTATGAGTACCCTAAACTCGAAGGAAAGGGGATGAATGAAACTGATGTTTTCTCCAGAGGGCCCTTCATCGTCCACTTTCACTCTCCTACTACATGTAAGGttaaaagggggaaaaacatGAAACTTCAAACAGCTTTGTGctggcaaaaataaaaaatgactcTGACTTGTCATCCAGAATCGTTTCTGTCGGCAAATCTAAACGACTGAATGATTTATGATTAGGTTGTCTGGCTTCTAAATGATTTTTGCTTTCTAATTATTTGCTTCACAACAATGTTAATGATGAGCCACGGTTTCAGAGGTGTCACAGACTGTTAGTGTTGGGTTATAACCTTGTAGGCCAAAACATAAGACTGACTTTTTGTTCATGTGTCAAACTAGCACAAGACCCATCCAAAGCCACATCACATATGAATCTTGTTACACTGTAAACAATCGTGCTGCTACTAAAGCTCACCCTGGTCAAGTTCATGCAGCCATAAACGTCACAGAGAAATTGCACATTTGTTGAATTTGGAGGTCTGAATGAGAGACACACAGTCAGACTGACTGCGGTGCTTTgcgatgtgtttttattttcagtggtGAAGGATTTTGTCCTGATAGGGCAGCACACCAGTCCGAAAACGGCCATGAAGGAGATCGATGAACTGTACGCCGTCTTCAAAAGGATTTACAAGAAGTGGAAGACAGATGTAGGTTGAAACACatcgtttcattttaaatcCCTTTTGCTTTCTTTAGTAAGATCTTGGTTCCTCATCATGTTGTTCGTAAGaattttcatgatttttttttaacttccctTTATTGGCGTGCTTTCAGAATGTGATCATTTTAGGTGACCTGAACGCCGGGTGCAGCTACATCACCGCCAAAGGATGGAGAGCCATGCGCTTGAGGAGTGACCCCAAATTTCACTGGCTAATCGGAGACGAGCAAGACACCACCGTCAGGGAGAAGACGCACTGTGCCTACGACAGGTCAGTGTCTACAGTGACTTGGTGCAGACATATTGGAGTTTCTTATGCCCAACTATAAAGCTTCCTCATTCTGAAACAGGATCATCGTGCACGGACGGGAGGTTGTTTCCAGTGTAGTCCCAGCTTCAGCTCAGCCCTTCAACTTTAAAGAGCATTTCCATCTAACTGAGGCAGAGGTAAACCTCTCAAAAGAAACACCTCCCTCGAGTTCATTTTCTGACCTAACTTCAACTTTTATTCTGTTCTTTTGATGACACTTTAGGCTCTTGAGGTCAGCGACCATTTTCCTGTAGAAGTTGATCTGAAGACCAACCACCGCTACTTCCTCCGCCATGAGCTGTAAATCAATCACTaatgtttttgcagttttttgcttgattttaattgattaaaatccagagttatgtttttggttttgtttttttataatgaTCCTAAACTGGCACTGCACTCCTCTCAGTTGCACCAATAAACTCAAGTTTTTTCAGCAAGTAAGAACTGCGTGCTTCACTGCTGGAGTTTATAGTCTGCCCCTGAAACCAAAACCACATCAAAGCTGACATCATTTCATGAGCTCATGAAGGTACGTTCCTGCAGCAACgcgaaaacacaaaacatcacTTTTGCACTTTGCTTTCCAGAGGAACCTGAGAAAATCATCTTAAATCTTCATCCTTGATCGTAGGTAAACATCACGTGGAGACTCTGTGTCGTGCATTTCATCGAATGTTTCAGTTTAAATATGTAACCTCTGCACGGTCTGTTTGACAGGAAGCTGCTTGTAGCTACAACAGATGAGAGTTACTTCGTGCGCTCTTCCTTTCTGAGACGAGAGATTATCTGTGCCAATGCATTAATTTTTTGTCTCGATATAACTTCTAAGATAAGTTATTGATTTTGTCTTTGTAAAGATGGAAGGTTTTACCGATCTCCTAACAGATGCATTTTCAGGtaagatatatatatgtggTTATTTCTGGCATTTATAGGACAcatatattacttttttttttttgcttttttttggtttgttttattaaaaagatTAATATTCAGATTATGCTGTTTTTACAGAGACATCTACTCCTCCATTCCCGGACGAAGATTTGGACTTTGAGAATTTAACTTTTGAAGAAAAGTCTGATGAAGACGGGACAGAAAACCTAACAACAAACAATAAAGAGGCGGCACTGCTCCAGGAAGCAACAGGTGAAGCGGCAGCTCCGTTTGAAACCAAAGAGgcagctgaaaatgtttacGAAGAGCAGTCGGACAATGAAACAGATGAGGAGGATTTTAAAGGTGAGGGGATCGGTGCCGTGGACGGTGACAAAACAACAGAAGAGGATTACACGAGCTCAGATGGAGATTCTGCACACGAAGGCTCCGTCTCTGGAGAAGATGATGAGGGTGTGGAAGAGGACATAGGAGTGGCAGAGACACCAGGGGATTTGTTGATGTCAGTGCGCTGCAGTGATGAGTTCAACGACAGCGATAAGGAGGACGAGATCTTTGCTGAGGGACAACCTCTGGCCCCGGAGGATGCTGAAAACCCTCAAGTTAGAAACGAGGAGCGAGGTGAGGCTGAGAGCGATGAGGACGTGTCCTATTTGGAAAGATTCCCTGACCGAGGCGATGAGACTGTGATAAAAGCTGCAGAGATAGGAGAGGACGAGGGAGAAAgcgaagaagaaaaagaaggagaagaagaagaagaagaagaagaagaagaagaagaagaagaagaagaagaagatgaagaagagggCATATCATCTGATTCCGAGTGTGAGGGCATGAAAATCGAACAGGAGGAAAATGTTATCGGACAGCCtcttgaggaggaggaagaggtggaAAACATTTACGGGGATGATCCTGAGGAAGCTAGTTCAGAGTTTCCTTGCATATCCTTCCAAAATCTGCAGGAGCTCACTGGTGAAGGTGATAATGGGGAATatgcagagaaaatgaaagatTTCTCAGGGGATGAGCACCAAGAGGCAGgtgagagctttgcagattatccCTCAGACTTTTCTTCTTGTGAATATGCAGAAGATGGGAGAAAAAATCAGGAAAGCAGGCCAAGTTTCGGGCCCGGTACATCTGAATGCAGTTCATACACGCAGCAGGATGCTTTCATGGAAGGACCTGTGGAAGATATAACACAGATGGACCACCCCGAGGACAGCGATGAGAAGGAAGACGGGTATCTGTACAGCAGAGATCTAGAGATGGATGCTGAGAATCTGATGAGCATGGACGTAGCAGCTGGAGAACAAGACAGAGGCAGCACAGCCGCGACCAAGTCTGACGATGAAGAAGACACATCTGAGAGCGACTACAGTTCCAGTGATGATGACGAGGCTCGTAGGTGCCTTCAAGAGCTTGAAAACAACAAGCAGCCGGCCGACAGTCAGATATATGCCACGAGCGGAGCAGATCGAGCAGATTTCCTCAGCTGGGAATTTGATGTATTAAATACTGATAGCCTTCTGACTGAATACCTGTTAACCACAGGAGACATGATAGAAACAACACCCACAGGTGTTAACCAGGACCACCCAGAATACATCAGCTACTCTGAGGTACAGAGTGAGGTTCTCAAAATTAAAAGCCCCTCCTACCAGGGATCCCTTGATGACAGCTTCTTCTTCAACAATGTTGAGGCCTCTGGCATCCCTCAGCAGGGAAAGCTGGAAGGGGAGGACTATGAAGAAGAAAGGAACTGGGAGCAAGAAGAGAAGAGAATCAAAGCTTTCAACGATTTTTACGGCGATGAGGAGAATGAAAGAGAAGGTGAGTGCTGAGGACAAGTCTCTAAATGTAATCAGAATAAGTTCTGCAACATTTTGAAAGCGTTTTCATAAATTAACCTGTTTTCCCCTGTGTATTTTTCAGGGAGGCAGATAAAAGTTCAGTTTTGTGCAGAGCCGTTGTCTCAAGTCATTTGCTATGAAAGCGACAGGTAAGGAGAATTCCTGATGTGTAAACCTTATTTTTCCAGTCCCAACCAAAACGCTGCTTCCTCTTGTTCCCTGCAGTGATGAAGAGTCACTCAGCAGCTCCACAGACAGCGGGAGGGAGGACCTGAGCTTCACAGAGTCATGGGATGtaagaaaatctttttttttttgcctgtggagacatgcacgcatacacataaataaacacatgacTTAATTGTTTCGTTTGTGGTCAGGAACCAAAGGAGCCTGACAACATCCTGCAAATGAAACCTGCTTGTGATCCTCCCAAAGCTCAGCTAGCAGAGAGCGAGCCAGACCTCGGCAACACACAAACctgcacagaaaaacacaaggtGTGAAATCACAGCTCATTACTGAATGTCTGCTCTGTGTGATTTGGTTATTTTCAGCTCACGTGCTTAAACTTTGGTCCCACAGGGTGGCAGCATCATGAAGCTGATACTGAAGATGGGTGTGCTGACTGGGATGGGACTGCTGATGTTCTGGTTGGCTACGGATCAAGGAGAATGGCTCAACCAGGTTTTCTTCTTTTAGGGCTATGGAATGTCCTTGGTCATTAAAACCTGTTTATATGCTCGCACATGTTTGTAAAGAATGCAGTGTAAAGTCAAGTATGTGTTGTTGTGCAGATTTTTCGCTTAATAAAGAGCTGTGTTTGTTCAAAATTATGCTAAATTGCATGAATTCTAGATAAGGTATGCTTGCAGTGATGTTTTCTGAGCTGAGGTTACACAGGCCGCCATTTTTTTCGTGAAGACAACCATGCCTGGAATAAACTAAGTTTGGTAGAAAGAACTCCACAACATCTCAGAGAGAAATCCTGTGGGACCTTTTACTCCATAACAATGGTTTCTAGTTTGCAAATATAAACCAGAAAAGAACGAAGTACTAAGATATGTTAGAGAGTAGGCAAAACCTAAAGTTGGGCTCTGTGTTTGGTTTCCGGTTCATGTGAGTCCTGTTGGAGATTCTTATCTGAAAAGTGGTGCTGCTCAAGAGCTTAAACGTGATTTTGCATTTGATAATTGTTTCATTGTTGTTTTTCACAGTGGAAgaaagtgttgtttttgtttgtttgttttttacacagGTGGAAGTTATAATCCTACATGTTTATAGTTCACAAGATAAAACATTTAGATATATTTAAGGTACCTTAAGGCACATCATATACATTATATTTTCTTTGTATCCTAAAAAATGGGCTGATTCGTATTCATGAATATAGTTTGTAATTGGTGTCTGTCAGTGTTAAGATTTTAGATTTCATTTAGATTTTCCTCAATAATTCATGTGGGCATGactagtttaaatatttaaatattaggatgttatttatttatttatcattagatttttatcattttctatttttgtgaaCTGTTTCGTGTAACAAAATGTCGACATTTTATATCAGAAACTTCGGTCTCAGTAGTCTTATTAACATTAGCCCAGTGGTGGCGCTGTTTCGTTTCTGGAAAGAAAATCGactaaaaggaggaaaaaataaacaaagaagagTTCCTGAAACGGAAACGGAAACATGTAAAAGTTATTTAAGGTGCgattttttaaaacacttgGCTCAATAAACGAGGGCGGGGTTTGATGTGTTCCATCTTCCCACGCCAACATTCGACTCCGCACGCGCTACTGAGGCTCTTCCCGCCAAATCGTGCAACAAAACGAGCGCTGAGCCATAATCGTTGGGAGGAGTTCtatctattttctttttttggcaacTGAAACTAACTACAAGCAAAACATAACCGAAAGGAGAGCCCATAGAGAGATAAATAACAGATTTCTAACTAAGCCAAAGCAAAAATGTCTTCCCTGAGTAACAAATCTGCGCAGGAAATCAGCGACCTGCTCGATGAATACGGAATAAAGCACGGACCTGTGGTCGGTGAGTGGCACCGATTCAACTGTTTACTATGCGCCCGTTTTTGAATCAGTAGCCGTGTCAGCTAACTTTACAGCTCTTTCCTAGATttacctgtaataaaggctccCCGTGTCCTGTTTGTTCACAGAATCTACGAGAAACCTGTATGAGAAGAAACTGAAAGAGGCCATGGCCAAAGGCAAAAAAGCCAAACCATCACCTGACAAAACCTACTACAGAGAAGAGGGTGCGATTCACATTTTCATATATACGTGTCAAATTTGTCCCGTGTCCTTTTAAAGGCGTGGAAAATCTATACTATCGTAATTACAAAGGCTATAAATTAGTAAAGGAATTACACTGTAGTCATTTCTGtgtaattattaatattatttattatttgaatGCAGGCCAGTAAAATACGAAGTCCTAAGCTCGTTTAAAGCAATTGAACATATAGACATAAACAAATCAAAGGTAATGATTGACAGTATCGACATCATTAATTTTAGATAGTAAGAGTGGGGTCTTCTTCAgtacaaaaatgtatttatctgTAGGGTTTTAGTGCATTTAATAATTCATTTTAGTATTTATatttaagttgtttttgttgttgttgtttgtcttcCATAACAAAGAAACACCTAGCCAAGCCTAGCCAAGCAGCTGGCTAGGCTtcttactgttttgtttcaaaTGAGAGGTTGTTGATCACGTCATTCACTACAGTCAAGATGGAGAGTTGAGAATGTGCAGGAAACAGTGTAGTGAACatgatatttgtgttttctttcagaGGAGGAAGTCACCTATGTTTACAGGACACCCGTAAGTATCTTTTCCGCACTCCTTCCAGAGGTCTGTTCTGCAAAAGCGAGTTCGGGATATTCTGCGTGTCTTCCCATTGTCTGGACTTCATTTAGGCTAACATCAGCAGCCAGGAGAACCGGTCACACAAAGCTAGTCATCAGCTTGCTAAGTTAACCCTGAGGTTAGGTAGATAAGATGAAATCCTGCTTCGTAGTACAGGCCTCAGGTGGGGCCTCGATTGTTTTGCATTACTCTGGAGTGAACAGACGCATTTTGATTCTAGCAGAAATGTGTTAGTTGTATTTACACGTAGCAAAATGCCATACCTGTCTGACCTGGAACAGTACTCACTTTCTCTTGTTTCTATTTTGCAGACCAGAAGTGAAGGCTCAGGTGACAGGTCAGTTTTCTcacaaatcctccaccatcctGTGAACTCCCTTTCTCCTGCTTTTATCCTCCCTGTTGTTCAGTCAtttaaataaaccaaaacaaatctgaATCTTGAGTTAGTAACTGCGGCGTGTCTCTATCTAGTGGGGCTTACGTGAGGTCCAGACCAGAGTGGAATGAGAGAGATTATCAGCACGAGTGAGTGAAAGTCTTACAAACTGCTGTTTTTGggagaaacacaaaaaacccctcATGAACAATTGTTTTTTAACCTGTTTCTCCCTCTACAGGACATCCTACTCGAGCTACTCAAAGTCCAAGCCTGAATACAGCAAAAGCAATTATGGTAACGAGTAAGTATTTTTGTATCTATGttcatacctttttttttttgctttctgcaGACAAACTTCAACCTCAAACTGCCAAGCCACTAGGTAAAATGTAACTAGTAACAGAATGCAGAtctttttcattcaaaataCATTACCTCCTTTAGAGTTAAGAGTTTAAATGAATTTCAAATCATtgctttttttccatctttcatcttttttttaaaaaacaaggaTATACTTTGGTTTTAGTTTAAAGAATCTGCAACTCTGAACTTGTGAAATCAAAATATCCATGTCACCTTAAAGAATCATTTAGACTGCCAGCTCTCTAGTGCAAAGTCTGTATGATGTCCCATTGCGCTTTTATGAGAATAGCACAGGTAATTGTCTCGTGGGCTCACAGGGAGTGAGTGGTTATCTCATGCTGTGCCTCCTGCACGGTCTAATATGGCAGCTCCCTTGTGAGGATGTGACTGAGCAAGCTATCACCTGCTGTGTGCAGGTGCTGTTAGCTTTGATGATGACAGGCATTTCCTATGGCATCGTTTCAATACGCTTACGCAGTCCCACAACATTTATTTCCATCCAGAGTTGCTTTAATTTTTTGCCAACATCCTGTATTGATGACAGTAGTGTTGGACCGCGGCGTGAAGTCTTCTCTGCATAGCTTAAAGAGTCTCAGTGGGGTTAATGTCAGGATTCATGATGTCTTGTGCTCCCCGAACCACTCTTTTAGTTTCAGTGTGATGAACTGGAATTGTCATCAGGGAAGGGGAAATCCACTGATGGAAAAATGTGGTCATAACACTTATCCAGATAGTCAGCTGACCTCTT is from Oreochromis niloticus isolate F11D_XX linkage group LG20, O_niloticus_UMD_NMBU, whole genome shotgun sequence and encodes:
- the dnase1l1l gene encoding deoxyribonuclease I-like 1-like, translating into MALCWPEISLPVTNALKSTMRTAGLLFVVGLCLLDVTSSLKICAFNIQSFGESKANNKKVMGILLKILSRCDLCLIQEVRDSKGEVIQALVKDLNRFDKSNPYSYVESERLGRKTYKEQYVYIYRSVLKVKEHYEYPKLEGKGMNETDVFSRGPFIVHFHSPTTLVKDFVLIGQHTSPKTAMKEIDELYAVFKRIYKKWKTDNVIILGDLNAGCSYITAKGWRAMRLRSDPKFHWLIGDEQDTTVREKTHCAYDRIIVHGREVVSSVVPASAQPFNFKEHFHLTEAEALEVSDHFPVEVDLKTNHRYFLRHEL
- the LOC100708427 gene encoding emerin; protein product: MSSLSNKSAQEISDLLDEYGIKHGPVVESTRNLYEKKLKEAMAKGKKAKPSPDKTYYREEEEEVTYVYRTPTRSEGSGDSGAYVRSRPEWNERDYQHETSYSSYSKSKPEYSKSNYGNEPDMYDTPSTYRSTYAKSPPMKSGQDVPDAPKSSRLIPLWVQFVFFLAVAVFLYLVFSTMETNEPLKGIK
- the si:dkey-183p4.10 gene encoding uncharacterized protein DDB_G0283697, producing MKMEGFTDLLTDAFSETSTPPFPDEDLDFENLTFEEKSDEDGTENLTTNNKEAALLQEATGEAAAPFETKEAAENVYEEQSDNETDEEDFKGEGIGAVDGDKTTEEDYTSSDGDSAHEGSVSGEDDEGVEEDIGVAETPGDLLMSVRCSDEFNDSDKEDEIFAEGQPLAPEDAENPQVRNEERGEAESDEDVSYLERFPDRGDETVIKAAEIGEDEGESEEEKEGEEEEEEEEEEEEEEEEEDEEEGISSDSECEGMKIEQEENVIGQPLEEEEEVENIYGDDPEEASSEFPCISFQNLQELTGEGDNGEYAEKMKDFSGDEHQEAGESFADYPSDFSSCEYAEDGRKNQESRPSFGPGTSECSSYTQQDAFMEGPVEDITQMDHPEDSDEKEDGYLYSRDLEMDAENLMSMDVAAGEQDRGSTAATKSDDEEDTSESDYSSSDDDEARRCLQELENNKQPADSQIYATSGADRADFLSWEFDVLNTDSLLTEYLLTTGDMIETTPTGVNQDHPEYISYSEVQSEVLKIKSPSYQGSLDDSFFFNNVEASGIPQQGKLEGEDYEEERNWEQEEKRIKAFNDFYGDEENEREGRQIKVQFCAEPLSQVICYESDSDEESLSSSTDSGREDLSFTESWDEPKEPDNILQMKPACDPPKAQLAESEPDLGNTQTCTEKHKGGSIMKLILKMGVLTGMGLLMFWLATDQGEWLNQVFFF